The following are encoded in a window of Cryobacterium sp. CG_9.6 genomic DNA:
- a CDS encoding flavin reductase family protein — MSTHNNARRIETGDLGEMPTPQPFGGLSPEDFKLAFRNHPAGVAVITADAGDGPVGLTATSVFSVSAEPPLLVFSLSDQSSSAPTIGRADTVVVHLLGADQLSIAQLCATSGIDRFADTEIWDRLASGEPYFPSAHAWIRGRVINQMAAGSSTVIAVHALESHVSNDGAGSDALVYHNRTWHQLSESSAIA, encoded by the coding sequence ATGAGCACTCACAACAACGCGCGACGGATCGAAACTGGAGACCTGGGCGAGATGCCCACCCCCCAGCCGTTCGGCGGGCTCAGCCCCGAAGATTTCAAACTGGCGTTTCGCAATCACCCGGCCGGTGTCGCCGTGATCACCGCGGATGCGGGCGACGGCCCAGTGGGGCTCACCGCAACCTCGGTGTTTTCGGTCAGTGCGGAGCCGCCGCTGCTGGTGTTCTCGCTCTCCGACCAATCGTCCAGCGCACCCACCATCGGGCGGGCCGACACCGTGGTGGTGCACCTCCTCGGTGCCGACCAGCTGTCCATCGCCCAGCTCTGCGCCACGAGCGGCATCGACCGCTTCGCGGACACGGAAATCTGGGACCGCCTCGCCTCGGGAGAACCCTATTTTCCCTCGGCCCACGCGTGGATTCGTGGGCGGGTGATCAATCAGATGGCGGCCGGAAGCTCCACCGTGATTGCCGTGCACGCCCTGGAATCGCACGTGTCCAACGACGGCGCTGGTTCCGACGCACTGGTGTACCACAACCGCACGTGGCACCAGTTGAGTGAGTCGTCCGCCATCGCCTAG
- a CDS encoding alpha-L-glutamate ligase: MSSSQPTIYALHENPEWFPPFARAFEAEGMHVKEWLLTDGVLDLDSVPPEGIFWSRISASAHTRDHGMSKDYARAVLAWLEAHGRRTVNGRRVLELEMSKVEQLVALKASGIDTPRTVAAVGRSQILDAARGFTAPFIIKHNQGGKGLGVRKIDSHEELAEYVNGPDFEQSQDGITLVQEYIRAAEPFITRAEIVGGEFIYAVKADTARGGFQLCPADACAIDPITRELIMPHGATIAPVAGQQLFSVRDDFDHSIIEKYLEFGRRAGLEVFGIEFIEAEDGRVLTYDVNTNTNYNAVVEAEAPRSAPQALARYLKGLAA; encoded by the coding sequence ATGAGTTCCAGCCAGCCCACGATCTATGCCCTGCACGAAAACCCGGAATGGTTCCCGCCCTTTGCTCGCGCCTTTGAAGCCGAAGGAATGCATGTAAAGGAGTGGCTGCTCACCGACGGGGTCCTCGACCTGGATTCGGTACCGCCGGAAGGTATTTTCTGGTCGCGCATCAGCGCATCCGCTCACACTCGCGATCACGGAATGTCGAAGGACTACGCCCGCGCGGTTCTGGCCTGGCTGGAAGCGCACGGTCGTCGCACCGTGAACGGTCGCCGGGTGCTTGAACTCGAAATGAGCAAGGTTGAGCAGCTCGTGGCGCTGAAGGCCTCCGGAATCGATACTCCGCGCACCGTTGCCGCCGTGGGTCGGTCACAGATTCTCGACGCGGCTCGCGGCTTCACGGCACCGTTCATCATCAAGCACAACCAGGGCGGCAAGGGCCTCGGGGTGCGTAAGATCGACAGCCATGAGGAGCTCGCCGAGTACGTGAACGGCCCCGACTTTGAACAGTCGCAAGACGGCATCACGCTCGTGCAGGAATACATCCGGGCGGCAGAGCCCTTCATCACGCGGGCCGAAATTGTGGGCGGTGAATTCATCTACGCGGTGAAGGCCGATACCGCGCGCGGCGGTTTTCAGCTGTGCCCCGCGGATGCCTGTGCCATCGACCCGATCACCCGCGAACTGATCATGCCGCACGGAGCCACGATTGCCCCCGTGGCCGGGCAACAGCTGTTCAGCGTGCGCGACGACTTCGATCATTCCATCATCGAGAAGTATCTGGAGTTCGGTCGCCGGGCCGGGCTCGAAGTGTTCGGCATCGAGTTCATCGAGGCGGAGGACGGCCGCGTGCTCACCTACGACGTGAACACGAACACCAACTACAACGCGGTGGTCGAAGCGGAAGCGCCTCGCTCCGCACCGCAGGCTCTCGCGCGGTACCTCAAGGGTCTCGCCGCGTAG
- a CDS encoding M20 family metallopeptidase, giving the protein MTSSTEPNPIYLQKLQEETTRRMSAFVAVPSPFAGAPEQLVATVDAHVDALAGELNGIVHTLHADPETAFAEHRSAAYLVEVLTRHGIDAQLGVHGVATGIRAEIGSGDGPAIAILSEYDALPDVGHGCGHNVIAATGVGAFLALAATLMEDPEAFPGRVVFLGTPAEEGFSGKEVMARQGAFDGLDAAIMVHPYGYDLADQVWLGRRVLTVTYTGVAAHASAQPFMGRNALDAATLAYQAIGLLRQQLPPVDRVHAIISEGGTRPSIIPERTVLKLYARSKFADTLKDLSDRLEGIAEGAALMTGTTVQIDWDEHAPSLPVRTNEVLTGRWVTAQQRRGRHPLPLGVVSETIAASTDFGNVSFRIPGIHPLIKIAAPHVALHTREFAHAAQTDAAELGALDGASGLALTALDFLCDPALRASVAAEFAAQGGAIDVPHFFD; this is encoded by the coding sequence ATGACCTCTTCGACCGAGCCGAATCCTATTTATCTGCAGAAGCTTCAGGAGGAGACCACCCGGCGCATGAGCGCCTTCGTGGCGGTGCCGTCGCCATTCGCGGGAGCGCCGGAACAGCTCGTGGCCACCGTGGACGCTCATGTTGACGCGCTCGCCGGGGAGCTCAACGGCATTGTGCACACCCTGCACGCCGACCCCGAAACTGCCTTCGCCGAGCATCGCAGCGCCGCCTACCTCGTGGAGGTACTGACCCGACACGGGATCGACGCCCAGCTGGGTGTTCATGGCGTGGCCACCGGCATCCGCGCTGAAATCGGGTCGGGGGACGGACCGGCAATCGCGATTTTGAGTGAGTACGATGCCCTGCCGGACGTGGGTCACGGCTGTGGGCACAATGTTATTGCCGCCACCGGGGTAGGGGCGTTCCTCGCTCTGGCCGCGACGCTTATGGAGGACCCCGAGGCTTTCCCCGGGCGGGTTGTCTTTCTGGGAACGCCGGCGGAGGAAGGGTTCTCCGGCAAGGAGGTGATGGCTCGGCAGGGTGCCTTCGACGGCCTCGACGCCGCCATCATGGTGCACCCCTACGGTTACGACCTCGCCGACCAGGTGTGGCTCGGCCGCCGCGTGCTCACCGTCACCTATACCGGTGTGGCGGCCCACGCGTCCGCGCAGCCCTTCATGGGCCGCAATGCCCTCGACGCTGCCACGCTGGCCTATCAGGCGATCGGTCTGTTGCGCCAGCAGCTTCCCCCCGTTGACCGCGTGCACGCCATCATCTCCGAGGGGGGAACACGGCCGAGCATCATCCCCGAACGGACTGTGCTCAAACTGTACGCTCGCTCCAAGTTCGCCGACACGCTGAAGGATCTGAGCGATCGCCTCGAGGGAATCGCCGAGGGCGCCGCCCTGATGACCGGAACGACGGTGCAGATTGACTGGGACGAACACGCTCCCTCCCTTCCCGTGCGCACAAACGAGGTGCTCACCGGGCGCTGGGTCACCGCGCAGCAGCGCCGCGGCCGCCACCCGCTGCCGCTCGGCGTGGTCTCCGAAACCATTGCCGCCTCCACCGACTTCGGCAATGTGAGTTTTCGCATTCCGGGTATTCATCCCCTCATCAAAATCGCTGCGCCGCACGTGGCGCTGCACACGCGCGAGTTCGCCCATGCCGCCCAAACGGATGCCGCCGAGCTCGGCGCGCTCGACGGCGCCAGTGGCCTGGCTCTCACCGCCCTTGATTTTCTCTGTGACCCGGCCCTACGGGCGAGCGTGGCCGCGGAGTTTGCCGCCCAGGGCGGGGCGATCGACGTGCCGCACTTCTTTGACTGA
- a CDS encoding EamA family transporter: MTTRGSIVLIVIAAVCFGTTGTAQALGGSEASATSLGAARIVGGGVLLALVAAFAERARRRPGVQRVRWPAGRSSMSAGVLVLLGACGVAGYQPTFFTGTAQNGVAVGTLVALGCAPVLTGLLEWAVRGRAPGIRWAIATSVAALGIAVLSGLGTGGAMTLTLPGLAASLGAAGCYAVYTVTTKLLLDRGWSPALAMGTTFGVAAALSLPVLLSTNLEWMSRPAGLVTVAWLAVVTTALAYTLFGRGLRALPAAQVATLTLLEPVTATLLGVLVLQEVFTLSTAAGVLLLVAGLVILTARVPRVGRPAMT; the protein is encoded by the coding sequence ATGACCACGCGGGGTTCCATTGTGCTGATCGTGATCGCCGCGGTGTGTTTTGGCACCACGGGCACGGCCCAGGCGCTGGGCGGCAGCGAGGCGTCGGCAACCTCCCTCGGCGCGGCCCGCATCGTGGGCGGCGGCGTGTTACTCGCCCTGGTCGCCGCATTCGCGGAACGGGCACGGCGCAGGCCAGGAGTGCAACGGGTGCGGTGGCCGGCAGGGCGGAGCAGCATGAGCGCCGGTGTTCTCGTTCTTCTGGGAGCGTGCGGTGTGGCCGGGTATCAGCCCACGTTCTTCACCGGCACGGCGCAGAACGGTGTGGCCGTGGGTACTCTGGTGGCGCTGGGCTGTGCGCCGGTGCTCACCGGCCTGCTCGAGTGGGCGGTGCGCGGACGCGCTCCCGGCATCCGCTGGGCCATCGCCACGTCCGTGGCTGCGCTCGGCATTGCGGTTCTGTCGGGGCTCGGCACCGGGGGAGCAATGACGCTCACCCTGCCGGGACTCGCCGCCTCGCTTGGCGCCGCCGGTTGCTACGCCGTGTACACGGTCACCACGAAGCTACTCCTTGACCGTGGCTGGTCGCCGGCGCTTGCCATGGGAACCACCTTCGGGGTGGCCGCCGCCCTCTCGCTTCCCGTGCTGCTCAGCACCAATCTCGAGTGGATGTCTCGGCCCGCCGGCCTGGTCACAGTAGCGTGGCTCGCCGTGGTCACCACGGCTCTGGCCTACACGCTCTTTGGCCGGGGCCTCCGCGCGCTCCCCGCCGCCCAGGTGGCTACGCTCACACTTCTGGAACCCGTCACGGCCACTCTGCTGGGCGTGCTGGTGCTGCAGGAGGTGTTCACCCTCTCCACGGCTGCCGGAGTGCTGCTCCTGGTGGCGGGCCTTGTCATTCTGACCGCCCGCGTTCCGCGTGTCGGCCGACCGGCCATGACCTGA
- a CDS encoding isocitrate lyase, with protein sequence MTLYEDDITSVQALKKQVGSSWDAINPESVARMRAQNRFKTGLEIAQYTADIMRKDMLEYDGDSSIYTQSLGVWHGFIGQQKMISIKKHLKTTNKRYLYLSGWMVAALRSEFGPLPDQSMHEKTAVPALVEELYTFLRQADARELDLLFTGLDNARIVGDDATIAALQTQINNFETHVVPIIADIDAGFGNPEATYLLAKKMIEAGACAIQIENQVSDEKQCGHQDGKVTVPHEDFIAKINAVRYAFLELGIENGIIVSRTDSLGAGLTQKLAVTTAPGDLGDQYNSFLDVDEITEADLGNGDVVIKRDGKLLRPKRLASNLFQFRAGTGEARCVLDSITSLRNGADLLWIETEKPHIGQIAAMMNEVRKEIPNAKLVYNNSPSFNWTLNFRQQAYDALLAEGKDVSSYDRAKLMSVDYDETELAQNADEKIRTFQRDSSAEAGIFHHLITLPTYHTAALSTDDLAKGYFAGQGMLAYVKGVQRREIREGIATVKHQNMSGSDLGDNHKEYFAGDAALKAGGVNNTSNQFDEPVLTTH encoded by the coding sequence ATGACTCTCTACGAAGACGACATCACGTCCGTTCAAGCGCTGAAGAAGCAGGTTGGCAGCAGCTGGGATGCGATCAACCCCGAGTCGGTGGCCCGCATGCGTGCGCAGAATCGCTTCAAGACCGGCCTCGAGATCGCCCAGTACACCGCCGATATCATGCGCAAGGACATGCTCGAGTACGACGGAGACTCCTCTATTTACACGCAGTCACTCGGGGTGTGGCACGGCTTCATCGGCCAGCAGAAAATGATCTCCATCAAGAAGCACCTCAAGACCACGAACAAGCGCTACCTCTACCTGTCCGGCTGGATGGTAGCCGCGCTTCGCAGCGAGTTCGGTCCGCTCCCCGACCAGTCCATGCACGAGAAAACGGCAGTCCCCGCGCTGGTCGAAGAGCTGTACACCTTCCTTCGGCAAGCGGATGCCCGCGAACTCGACCTGCTCTTCACCGGCCTCGACAACGCCCGGATCGTGGGCGACGACGCCACGATCGCGGCGCTTCAGACGCAGATCAACAACTTCGAGACCCACGTGGTGCCGATCATCGCCGACATCGATGCTGGATTCGGAAACCCCGAGGCCACGTACCTCCTCGCCAAGAAGATGATTGAGGCGGGTGCCTGCGCCATCCAGATTGAGAATCAGGTGTCGGACGAGAAGCAGTGTGGCCACCAGGACGGCAAGGTCACGGTTCCGCACGAGGACTTCATTGCCAAGATCAACGCCGTGCGATACGCGTTCCTGGAGCTCGGCATCGAGAACGGCATCATCGTCTCCCGCACCGACTCGCTCGGGGCCGGCCTCACCCAGAAGCTCGCCGTGACAACGGCACCTGGTGACCTCGGTGACCAGTACAACTCCTTCCTCGACGTGGACGAGATCACCGAAGCTGACCTGGGCAACGGCGATGTTGTCATCAAGCGCGACGGCAAGCTGCTGCGACCGAAGCGTCTGGCCAGCAATCTGTTCCAGTTCCGTGCCGGAACCGGTGAGGCACGCTGCGTGCTCGACAGCATCACCTCGCTGCGCAATGGCGCCGACCTGCTCTGGATTGAAACCGAAAAGCCGCACATCGGCCAGATCGCCGCGATGATGAACGAAGTGCGCAAGGAGATCCCGAACGCCAAGCTTGTTTACAACAACAGCCCATCGTTCAACTGGACCCTCAACTTCCGTCAGCAGGCCTACGACGCGCTGCTCGCCGAGGGCAAGGACGTGTCGTCGTACGACCGCGCCAAGCTCATGAGCGTGGACTACGACGAGACCGAGCTGGCTCAAAACGCCGACGAAAAGATTCGTACGTTCCAGCGCGACAGCTCGGCCGAAGCCGGTATCTTCCACCACCTCATCACCCTGCCTACGTACCACACGGCAGCCCTCTCTACCGATGATCTGGCCAAGGGCTACTTCGCCGGTCAGGGCATGCTCGCCTATGTGAAGGGCGTGCAGCGCCGCGAGATCCGCGAGGGAATCGCCACGGTCAAGCACCAGAACATGTCGGGCTCCGACCTGGGCGATAACCACAAGGAGTACTTCGCCGGCGACGCCGCCCTCAAGGCCGGCGGCGTGAACAACACCAGCAACCAGTTCGACGAGCCGGTGCTCACCACCCACTAA
- a CDS encoding AbgT family transporter, with protein MTTAPPLTGRRTVIIDRVLTGIERVGNKLPDPFMLFLILFGITAVASTLMAWGNVSVQVPGSDEVTVIQGFFTAEGLTWFTQNIGANYLGFPPLATVLPILLAVGVAEKSGLLSALIRKAFGSAPRWSLPYAVAFVGVLGSIMSDAAFVVIPPLAALVFKAAGRHPVAGLLGGFAAVGAGYSTSMLVTSLDALFAGITTAVTVNLPNAGSVVTPISNYFFNVVSSVVLIAIAGFIIDKVLEPRLGRQSVSRTELVDDDLTTPVTLSSTLTATENRGLRWSFIVGLFVTALIVVAAVLPDSPWRNEDGGFLPRSPLLSSIVFIVFALFVVPGLVYGKITGTISTGSDVPRVMGQAIKDMSGFLVLAFILGQFVALFNYSGIGSWIAVAGAGGLQAIGLTGFPAILAFVLLASILNLFIISGSAMWTLMAAVFVPLFVLLGYEPAFIQGAFRVGDSATQVLTPLNPYLIVLLTMLRKYEPQAGLGTIIARMLPFAVTFWVGWVAVLSVFFFFDLPMGPGNGIMIPQ; from the coding sequence ATGACCACCGCACCGCCTCTCACCGGCCGTCGAACCGTCATCATCGATCGCGTGCTCACCGGCATCGAACGGGTGGGCAACAAACTGCCCGACCCCTTCATGCTTTTTCTCATTCTGTTCGGCATCACGGCCGTGGCCTCCACCCTGATGGCCTGGGGTAACGTCTCGGTGCAGGTGCCCGGCAGCGACGAGGTCACCGTCATCCAGGGCTTCTTCACTGCAGAGGGACTCACCTGGTTCACGCAGAACATTGGCGCCAACTATCTCGGTTTCCCGCCACTGGCGACCGTGCTGCCCATCCTGCTCGCGGTCGGTGTGGCCGAGAAGTCGGGCCTGCTCTCCGCCCTCATTCGCAAGGCATTTGGCTCCGCACCCCGCTGGTCGTTGCCCTACGCCGTGGCATTTGTCGGCGTGCTCGGCTCCATCATGTCCGATGCGGCTTTTGTCGTGATTCCCCCGCTGGCGGCGCTGGTGTTCAAGGCCGCGGGACGGCATCCGGTTGCGGGGCTGCTCGGAGGTTTCGCCGCGGTGGGAGCCGGGTACTCCACCTCAATGCTCGTCACGAGCCTTGATGCTCTTTTCGCCGGTATCACCACGGCCGTCACCGTCAACCTGCCCAACGCCGGTTCGGTCGTGACGCCCATCTCCAACTACTTCTTCAATGTGGTCTCGTCGGTGGTGCTCATCGCGATTGCCGGCTTCATCATTGACAAGGTGCTGGAGCCCCGGCTTGGACGCCAGAGCGTCTCGCGCACCGAGCTGGTCGACGACGATTTGACGACCCCGGTGACCCTGAGCTCCACGCTCACCGCCACGGAAAACCGCGGGCTGCGCTGGTCGTTCATTGTGGGGCTGTTCGTGACGGCGCTCATCGTGGTTGCAGCGGTGCTGCCCGATTCCCCCTGGCGCAACGAGGACGGCGGGTTCTTGCCGCGGTCGCCGCTACTGAGCTCCATCGTCTTCATCGTGTTCGCGCTCTTCGTTGTGCCCGGTCTCGTGTACGGCAAAATCACCGGAACCATCTCCACGGGAAGTGACGTTCCACGCGTGATGGGGCAGGCCATCAAAGACATGAGCGGCTTCCTCGTGCTGGCTTTCATCCTCGGTCAGTTCGTGGCCCTGTTCAACTACTCGGGGATTGGCAGCTGGATTGCCGTTGCCGGTGCCGGCGGGCTCCAGGCCATTGGCCTCACCGGGTTCCCGGCCATTCTCGCGTTCGTGCTGCTGGCATCCATTCTGAATCTGTTCATCATCTCGGGATCGGCAATGTGGACGCTGATGGCCGCCGTGTTCGTGCCGCTGTTCGTGCTGCTCGGGTACGAACCCGCCTTCATTCAGGGCGCATTTCGGGTGGGAGACTCGGCCACCCAGGTACTCACCCCCCTGAATCCGTACCTGATCGTGCTGCTCACCATGCTGCGCAAATATGAGCCGCAGGCCGGCCTCGGCACCATCATTGCGCGCATGCTGCCTTTCGCGGTGACGTTCTGGGTGGGCTGGGTGGCCGTACTCAGCGTGTTCTTCTTCTTCGACCTGCCGATGGGTCCGGGCAACGGCATCATGATCCCGCAGTAA